The genomic interval ACCTGGACTGATGCTTTTATTCTAAATGTCCTTGGAGGATTTTGGCTTAGAAAATGCTGACTTGGGAAAGGACCTGGGCATGGGCTTGGATCTGGGAGGGGTGTTGCGGTGGCGGCTGCGGAGGGTTCTGCTGCTGGGGGGCTGGTTGCGGGCTGCCGAGCGACGCCGAGCCCACCGAATGAGGCGTGCCGGGTGAGTGCTGCGGCGGGGAACACTGGGACTGGTGTTGTTGGAGGTGTTGCATCTGCTGCTGATGCATTTGCTGCTGCATTTGCATGTGCTGCATTTGcaagtgctgctgctgctgctgctgttgctgttgctgctgttggTGCATGTGGTGCTGTTGGAGCTGCTGCTGGAGATGGTGTTGGAAGTGCTGATGctgcatctgctgctggatctgCTGGTGGTGCATTTGCTGCTGCTGCATCTGATGGTGTTGGAGGTGCTGTTGCATTTGCTGCTGCATGCtatgctgctgttgctgctgctgcatgGGCGGGCTCATTTGCGAGCCGGCTCCAGAATGCGCCATGGTCCCGCCGGACCCCATCTGGCCCAGCATTTGCGGCATCACCGGGGACATGTTCTGGTGGGACACCGTGACCGAGGTGACGATTGGACTGCCTCCGAGTCTCATTTGCAGAGGCTTGGGCGCGATGGCTCTGGGTATGGCCTGCTGGAGGGCTTGGGAGGACGAGGGCATGGCTGGGTGCTGATTGAGTGGGGAAGGCAGCACCAGGCCTGGAGAGAGGCTGGTAGAAGCCAGGGTCTGCTGTACAGAGCGGATTGTCTGTGCTTCAGCAGATTCCGCCGCAGcctgaacacaaaaaaattcaatttaataaaAGAAACAGATCAATCATCTGAGTGTCACAATACAATATTTGTTTCGGATTAAGAAAGCAATAGTTTACCTTGGATACCAGGCTAGCACGATATGCAGCCAAAGCCTTTAAGTATTCTTTTTTGGCAGCTTCTGTTTTGCTTTTGTACACCTGCAATATTACGCAAGAGAATAGATCAATGAGTGAACAGACTTTAATGTCACATAATAAACTAAAGATAGAAAATCTGGAGAGTCAAGACATTTGCGTTCGCCATCTATGCTAGCTGTTGGACGTACCTGCTTCTGTTCCTCGCCGAGTCCGTCCCACATCGACGCCACTATCTTCGACACTTCGCCAAACGTGGCGTTGGGGTTTTGACCCTTGATAGCGGCCTGCGTGTCTCGGAAGAACAGAGCGTATGCCGACACCGGCTTCTGAGGTTCGTTGGGatccttcttctttttctttttaggcGTCTTGGGCTTTTTCGTGGGATCGATGGGTGCCGGTCTTTTCTCGCCAACCACCTGCACCAAAAATGACGGATCAGACTCAGACACATTTATTTATCGACGGAAATGCCTTGAGTTTAGGCTTTCCAGCAGATATATGACTTATTCCTTACCCTGTTACCGTCGTCCTGCTCGTCTTCATTGATGGAGCTGGAGGGCGATGGTGTGGCGGACTTGCTGGCTGGAGGCGATGGCGAAGTGTGGGCAATGTTGTTTCCGCCCATGTTCAGGTTCAGCTGTGTGTTGAGATGCGACTGGTTGATGGTGGTCAGCTGATTACGTGAGATCATCCCATTTGGGCCACTCATGTTGGCGATGGACTTCATGAGCATGGCCGG from Stigmatopora argus isolate UIUO_Sarg chromosome 2, RoL_Sarg_1.0, whole genome shotgun sequence carries:
- the tox3 gene encoding TOX high mobility group box family member 3 isoform X3, with protein sequence MNMSEANGTLLTAGDTFHTPSLGDEEFEIPPITPPPEIESGLGLSDGDSPFHTMPDPPAHQRVSLIPQFPPQSLDLPSITISRNMMDQEVMALSNGQPVNAGPAHIRQYAANPAMLMKSIANMSGPNGMISRNQLTTINQSHLNTQLNLNMGGNNIAHTSPSPPASKSATPSPSSSINEDEQDDGNRVVGEKRPAPIDPTKKPKTPKKKKKKDPNEPQKPVSAYALFFRDTQAAIKGQNPNATFGEVSKIVASMWDGLGEEQKQVYKSKTEAAKKEYLKALAAYRASLVSKAAAESAEAQTIRSVQQTLASTSLSPGLVLPSPLNQHPAMPSSSQALQQAIPRAIAPKPLQMRLGGSPIVTSVTVSHQNMSPVMPQMLGQMGSGGTMAHSGAGSQMSPPMQQQQQQHSMQQQMQQHLQHHQMQQQQMHHQQIQQQMQHQHFQHHLQQQLQQHHMHQQQQQQQQQQQQHLQMQHMQMQQQMHQQQMQHLQQHQSQCSPPQHSPGTPHSVGSASLGSPQPAPQQQNPPQPPPQHPSQIQAHAQVLSQVSIF
- the tox3 gene encoding TOX high mobility group box family member 3 isoform X2; protein product: MVSVVKKNTTPPQKQKEHPYSKENETRWKKFQNNNYMNMSEANGTLLTAGDTFHTPSLGDEEFEIPPITPPPEIESGLGLSDGDSPFHTMPDPPAHQRVSLIPQFPPQSLDLPSITISRNMMDQEVMALSNGQPVNAGPAHIRQYAANPAMLMKSIANMSGPNGMISRNQLTTINQSHLNTQLNLNMGGNNIAHTSPSPPASKSATPSPSSSINEDEQDDGNRVVGEKRPAPIDPTKKPKTPKKKKKKDPNEPQKPVSAYALFFRDTQAAIKGQNPNATFGEVSKIVASMWDGLGEEQKQVYKSKTEAAKKEYLKALAAYRASLVSKAAAESAEAQTIRSVQQTLASTSLSPGLVLPSPLNQHPAMPSSSQALQQAIPRAIAPKPLQMRLGGSPIVTSVTVSHQNMSPVMPQMLGQMGSGGTMAHSGAGSQMSPPMQQQQQQHSMQQQMQQHLQHHQMQQQQMHHQQIQQQMQHQHFQHHLQQQLQQHHMHQQQQQQQQQQQQHLQMQHMQMQQQMHQQQMQHLQQHQSQCSPPQHSPGTPHSVGSASLGSPQPAPQQQNPPQPPPQHPSQIQAHAQVLSQVSIF
- the tox3 gene encoding TOX high mobility group box family member 3 isoform X1, coding for MDVRFYPNAGGNAIPGEPGNLDFSHCLGYYNFNKFQNNNYMNMSEANGTLLTAGDTFHTPSLGDEEFEIPPITPPPEIESGLGLSDGDSPFHTMPDPPAHQRVSLIPQFPPQSLDLPSITISRNMMDQEVMALSNGQPVNAGPAHIRQYAANPAMLMKSIANMSGPNGMISRNQLTTINQSHLNTQLNLNMGGNNIAHTSPSPPASKSATPSPSSSINEDEQDDGNRVVGEKRPAPIDPTKKPKTPKKKKKKDPNEPQKPVSAYALFFRDTQAAIKGQNPNATFGEVSKIVASMWDGLGEEQKQVYKSKTEAAKKEYLKALAAYRASLVSKAAAESAEAQTIRSVQQTLASTSLSPGLVLPSPLNQHPAMPSSSQALQQAIPRAIAPKPLQMRLGGSPIVTSVTVSHQNMSPVMPQMLGQMGSGGTMAHSGAGSQMSPPMQQQQQQHSMQQQMQQHLQHHQMQQQQMHHQQIQQQMQHQHFQHHLQQQLQQHHMHQQQQQQQQQQQQHLQMQHMQMQQQMHQQQMQHLQQHQSQCSPPQHSPGTPHSVGSASLGSPQPAPQQQNPPQPPPQHPSQIQAHAQVLSQVSIF